The Megachile rotundata isolate GNS110a chromosome 11, iyMegRotu1, whole genome shotgun sequence genome includes a region encoding these proteins:
- the Hs3st-B gene encoding heparan sulfate 3-O sulfotransferase-B, whose protein sequence is MEVRKGLWSKKILVPACFLVILIWIFLIDNSLLLVGLSGKATLQKPRNSVYSAHMVDPNLDHLIVKESFLINDVESKRSKLSKVQVVSLWTGNGSVKGTSATLRKYQVLRQQGLIPSKQLPTALIIGVKKGGTRALLEFLRLHPAIRAAGSEVHFFDHHYIKGFHWYRHRMPPTLATQITMEKTPSYFVTSEVPRRVQRMNPAMKLILVVRDPVTRAISDYTQVKSKRANMPKFEDLAFLNGSKIVDTTWVPLKIGVYARHLERWLQYFPLSQFLFVSGERLIADPVAEITRVQDFLGLKRVICEKHFYFNATKGFPCLLKSEEHPTPHCLGKNKGRSHPYIDPVAIQRLRDFYRPFNQRFYQLTGMDFGWL, encoded by the exons ATGGAAGTTCGAAAAGGGCTGTGGTCGAAAAAAATCCTAGTTCCGGCCTGTTTTCTGGTAATTCTTATCTGGATCTTTCTAATCGACAATTCCTTACTTCTCGTCGGTCTGTCCGGCAAAGCAACCCTACAAAAACCCAGAAATTCCGTTTACTCTGCGCACATGGTCGATCCGAATCTCGACCATCTAATTGTCAAGGAATCCTTTTTGATAAACGATGTCGAATCGAAACGCTCGAAATTATCGAAAGTTCAAGTGGTGTCACTTTGGACAGGCAACGGCAGCGTTAAAGGAACCTCAGCAACCCTGCGAAAGTATCAGGTGTTGAGGCAGCAGGGTTTAATTCCTAGCAAACAATTGCCAACCGCATTGATTATCGGCGTGAAAAAAGGCGGAACTAGAGCCCTGTTAGAGTTTCTCAGGCTACATCCGGCCATTCGAGCCGCAGGCTCGGAAGTACACTTTTTTGATCATCATTATATCAAAGGATTCCATTGGTACAG GCATCGTATGCCCCCTACATTGGCCACTCAAATTACGATGGAGAAAACACCATCGTATTTCGTGACGAGCGAGGTTCCGAGACGAGTTCAACGCATGAATCCGGCGATGAAATTGATTCTCGTAGTAAGAGATCCGGTTACGCGAGCAATATCCGATTATACCCAAGTGAAGAGTAAACGGGCCAATATGCCAAAATTCGAAGATCTAGCGTTCCTGAATGGCTCGAAGATCGTGGATACCACGTGGGTACCGTTGAAGATCGGTGTGTACGCGAGACACTTGGAGAGGTGGCTGCAATATTTTCCGTTGTCGCAATTCTTGTTTGTATCTGGAGAGAGATTGATCGCGGACCCGGTCGCCGAGATCACCAGGGTGCAAGATTTCTTAGGCCTAAAGAGAGTTATATGcgagaaacatttttatttcaacgcCACCAAAGGATTCCCTTGTCTGCTCAAATCTGAGGAACATCCTACACCCCATTGCCTTG GTAAGAACAAGGGTCGTAGTCATCCTTATATAGATCCTGTAGCCATACAACGATTGAGAGATTTTTATCGTCCATTTAATCAACGTTTCTACCAATTAACCGGGATGGATTTCGGCTGGTTGTGA